A window of Syntrophales bacterium genomic DNA:
CAGAGTTGCTCAATCTCTCAAGTATTTTGGAGCGGAAGTCAAAGGTGTCGATCCATACCTTTTCGAATCTGATTGGATTGAAAGAGGGATTCTGCCCATTCCATATAAGGAAGGACTGAAGTGGTGTAATTTAATCTCTTTTCATTGTCCACTTACGCATGAAACCAAAAACTATTTCGATGAAACGACGCTTGATATTTTGAAAAATTCTTCTTGGTTGATTAATACTGCCAGAGGAGGAATAGTTCTCCAATCAGCATTAAAAACTGGTTTGGAAATCGGAAAATTGTTGGGTTTTGCCGCTGATGTTTTTTCGATTGAACCTCCCTTGAAATTAGAGTTTTCAGATTTCAGTAATGTGATATTAACGCCACATATCGGGTCTTTCACCAGAAAGGCAAAAGAGCGCCTGTCAGAGGAAACATTGGTGGTTTGGAAGTCATTTGTTTTTCACAACGAAATACTGAATCCGATAGAAAATTCATTTTTCTTATAAATCTGTTATTTCAATATCTACATATTTCACAAAAAGTTAATTGCATAGGCTGTCCGAAGGAAAAAAAAAAGAATAAAAAAACTATTATTTCATTTGACACGGCAGGGGTGACTTTCAATTTTGCCAAACCTTGAATTTATCGAGGTGTTTTTTTGTTCATTAGAGATAAGAAACGAGACAAGATAGAAGTGAAAGGTGAGTGAGTAAGGATATATTTTATAACGAAGAGTTTGATCCTGGCTCAGGACGAACGCTGGCGGCGTGGATTAGGCATGCAAGTCGAACGCGAAACACCGAGCTTGCTTGGTGGAGTAGAGTGGCGGACGGGTGAGTAACGCGTAGGTGATCTACCTTTAAGTGGG
This region includes:
- a CDS encoding NAD(P)-dependent oxidoreductase: MKTFVAEEMPELFRQIIKEKGWTDFFPEQPSDNVEIIIIRTKTVVDKLFLERFPKLKLLIRAGTGFDNIDIKEARKRNIQVCNTPDANALSAYEHTISFIFALLKQHRNAHQNLLQGKWKSGLNNNWEISDLKALIVGVGRVGTRVAQSLKYFGAEVKGVDPYLFESDWIERGILPIPYKEGLKWCNLISFHCPLTHETKNYFDETTLDILKNSSWLINTARGGIVLQSALKTGLEIGKLLGFAADVFSIEPPLKLEFSDFSNVILTPHIGSFTRKAKERLSEETLVVWKSFVFHNEILNPIENSFFL